Below is a window of Haloglycomyces albus DSM 45210 DNA.
AACCGGATGGTAAAGTAATTTTATGAGCACCGATACCAGGGATCGCATCATGACGGCCGCACGCAGCCTCGCGGAAGAAGATCAGTCGGTCAACGGCGTGACGATCTCGTTGAATTCCGTCGCGCAGCGGGCGGGCTTGACCAAGGCCGGGTTGCTGTATTACTACGGCACCAAGGAGGAGCTTATGCTCGGGCTCGTCGACCACACCGCAGAGCGATGGGCCGAAATGCTGCGTAAAGCAGCGGGCGCGGGTCCCGACGAGCTCACGCCCTTCGACAAACATCGGGCGTACGTCGAAGTCGCCACGGCCAACGAATTGTCGCGCGGAGACTACTGGATCTGCACCGATACACATTTCCTTCCCGTCCTGGCCGAACCCTGGCAACGACACCTCGGTACGTGGCTCACCACCGAAGGACTGTCAGAGCAGGCCACGGCACTGCTCGATACCGCACGATTCGCCGCCGACGGCGCTTGGATGGCGAATGCGACCGGCGTCTTTCCCGCACACAACCTGGAGTCGGTGCGCACGTCTGCTTGCCGACTCATCGACGACGCGGAGGTGTTGCCGTGAAGAAATGGCTTTTGCTGAGCGCGGCGATCGTCGCCGAAGTAGTGGGCACGATGTCCCTGCGTGCCGTGGTCGACAACGCAATATGGGCACCTGCTGTGGCAACCAGTTATATCGCGGCGTTCGTCCTGCTGGGGTTGACACTGCGGTCCGGACTCACCATCGGCGTGACCTACAGCATCTGGGGCGCCAGTGGTGTCGCACTAACAGCACTCCTCGCGGCACTTCTGTTCAACGAGCTGCTACAGCCCGTCTCCATCGCGGGAATCGCGCTCATCGCCGCCGGCGTCATCATGATCGAAAGCGGATCGCATTCCGCCGCCACTCGCGTGTCTAAGGAGTCCCTGTCATGAGCTGGATCTGGCTGATTGCCGCCATCGCGTGCGAAATCATCGCCACCCTGGGGCTGCGCGTCTCCGACGGACTCAGGAAGCGTATCTGGATCGCGCCGGTCATCGGCGGCTACCTCATCGCCTTCTTCTTCCTCGCACTCGCGCTGGACGAAGGCATGGCGATCGGAGTGGCCTACGGCATCTGGACGGCGACCGGGATCGCGCTGGTAGCGCTCTTGGCACGGGCCATTTGGAAAGATCCGCTGACGATGCGTATGGCCTTGGGCATCGCGACCGTCAGTGCCGGTGTGGTGCTCGTGGAATTGGGAGCACACTAACCACGACACCGCCGCAATCCGATTGTGTCCCGTCACCTGGCAGCGCTATCCTCTGAATCATGGCTCAATCCGACGATGACCGCCCTGTTGAATTCGGCGATGATGACCTCTCCGTCATTCCTGACCAGACCTCGGACGATACCGACATCGGCTGGGGTGAACCTCCGGAACGGATGAGTTCCCGCAGCGCCCGTAAGGGCCCCAAGCTATCGGCACACGACCTCGACATCCTCAACGAACGACCACCCCATTGGTCCTAATACCGCCTTGGGCGCTCGATTGAGCGGGCGTCCAAGGCGTTGTTGTCGCTAATGATGCCCGGCGGACACCAGCAGGCGACTCAGTTTCGGGACCGACACCAGCATGAGCAAACCCGCCACACCTGAAATCGCGGCCATCGCGAAGAAGAAACCCGACTTACCGATGTGCGGTACCAGCAGGGCGTACAACTGCCCACCCACCGGAGTGCCGACCGCCGGAGCCAAGAACCACACCCCCATCATCTGCCCACGCAGCTTCTGCGGAGCCAGTGCCGACGTCACGCTCAAACCAACCGGCGAAATGGTGAGCTCGCTCCACGTCATCAGCAGATACACTACACCGAACCACAACAGCGCGATCGTCGCGCCCCCATCGGCGATGATCTGCAGCGAACCCAACAGGGCAAAGGCCGCTGCGATCAACACAAGCCCGACGGTGAACTTCTTGACCGTGTTGAAACGGTCGCCCAGTTTGACCCACAGCCCCGCGGCCACCCCACCGAACAACAGGATGAAAAGCGTATTGAAGTTCTGTGTTGCTCCGGCGGGGATCTCCCAGCCAAACAGATCCAGGTTGACCTCCTCATTCGCGAAGACGGTCAACACACTGCCGATCTGCTGGAAAAGCATGAAGAACACGACGGCAGCGAGGAACAGGCCCACGTAGACCTGCATACCGGTGAACTCCGCAGGCGTCATCTGGTGTTTCTGCGCAAAGATGTAGACGAAGTAACCGACGACCACCAGCACGCCAAGCACGGTGATGACTGTGGGTACGGTGACCAAGTTAAACGTTCCGCTCGCCACCCAGACGACCATGACGACGGAAACCATCGCCAGACCGATCAGGATAGAGCGCAGAGCCAATGAGCGCTCACGCGGGTCGAGCGGGCGGCTGGGGCCGTTGCCAGGGCCGGAAATGCTACTCCACCCTCGCATGTACCACAGCAGACCGATGGCCATTCCCACCGCTGCCGCCGAAAACCCGAGGTGCCAACGATCATCGCCGGCAAGGAACGGGGTAACGATCAGACCGAGGAGCGCCCCGATGTTGATGCCGATGTAGAAAAGGGAGAACCCCGAGTCGCGGCGGGCGTCCTGATCTTCGGGATAAAGATTCCCGACCATCACGGAAATATTGGGTTTCAACAGCCCGGTTCCGATGATGACCAGAGCCAGTCCGGCGAATACGAACGCCGGCCCCGTTACGGGCAGGGCCATGGAGATGTGGCCGAGCATGATGACGATCCCGCCGATGAGTACCGCACGCCGTGATCCCAGTACTCGGTCGGCGAGCCATCCTCCGGGAAGCGCGGTCAGGTACACCATTCCGGCGTAGATGGAGGCGATCGGCACCGCCACGGTGTCGTCGAGACCGAGACCGTTATTGGCCAAGGTGGCGGTCAGATAAAGAACGAGGATCCCTTGCAGCCCGTAGAAACTGAACCGTTCCCACATTTCCGTACCGAACAGGACCGCCAGGCCGCCCGGATGCCCGAGAAAGCGACGGTCGTTCGCAGCGGGCACCGCGTTGTTACGCCCGGAGTCGGCGACTCCGGCGGGTTCGGAATGACGCATGGGGAGCTCTCCTCGCTGTCCAAATACCGGTCACAACCGCTTACTCACACAGATCCTCCATAACGGAACGACGTGGTCAGGATCGGCGTAATGTCGTCGGGCAATAATCACGTTCACCTCCAGGTCGTCTCACCGGCGTGAACCCCAGTGTGCTCGTGACGGTACCCAGCGTGCGGTTGTTTTTCGAATCTAACTCTCAAAATCCTCCGCGACGAGAAAATGTTTCGAACAGAACACCAGGTGGCATATGACAACCGAGCTGATGGCAACAGGACGGCACTAACCCTCAAGAGTCGTAAACCTGACAGGGTGCGGGCGTGTTCGGCGACCATCTCTCGGTAAATCGAAGTAACCTTGACAGGTGGAACAGAGGCGTATTGAGAACCTCACCTTGGACTCCCTGGATCGGCTACCACGCAAATGCCGGCACTGCATATTCTGGGAGCTCTCCCCCGTCTGTGCCGATGCCGCCGCTGAGGTCGGAGACCCCTCACTGGAGAAGGAAGCCTGGATTTCACAGACGCTCCTCCAATGGGGATCATGCGGACGACTCGCCTTCCAGGGTAAAAAACTCGCCGGATTCATCATGTACGCCTCCCCCAAGTTCGTCCCGCGTGCCGAGGAATTCCCGTCCGGACCGGTATCCACCGACGCCGCGCTCATCATGACCGCCTACGTGGCACCGGAACTGACAGGACGGGGTCTCGGGCGACAACTGATTCAAGCGGCGGCCACCGACGTGCGGCGCAAAGGACTGTACGCATTGGAGGCTTTCGGCGACGCACGGGGAGAAGGGGAAGCCTGCGTGGCTCCGGCCGACTTCTTCCGCTCGGTAGGGTTCAAAACCGTCACTCCCGACCACGGCTACCCCCGATTGCGCCTGGAGATGCACAGCGCCATCGCCAGCGACGCCGAAGCGGCCAACGAGAACGACATGGAATCCGAATTCGACCTACTGCTACTCGATACCGGGCACATCGACATGATTCGCGAATACGAGTCCTCGTAGTCAGAGCTCATCGCTCGGTCTCATCGACACCGACAGGGCACGCAAAAGCCGCGAGCGCCATTAGCGCTCGCGGCTTTAAATCTATGGAACCGCTCCACCAAGACCTAGGAAGCTTCCAGCGAAGCCTCGACTACCACACAAGTCCTTTACGTCACTGGCGAGCTTCCAGCGAAGCGCAGAAGCGGTAGAGCTGGCTGTGTTCCCTACAGAGCTCAACCACCATGAATACCCCGACGAAACTGGCGAGCTTCCAGCGAAGCGCAGAAGCGGTAGAGCTGGAGGGGAGCTCAGGTTGTTCCAGGTGCTGCAGATTTGCGCGAGGAGGATTCGTCGCGACCTTCAGGTCGTGAGAATCCCCCACAGCGTAAATATGGAGTGCCTGGGGCAAGCTGAGCGGTCACCTTACTTCAAACCAGCGAACTTTTTGATGACCGGTTTGGAGTTGGCTCCTACCATTTGGTCGGCGGCTTTGCCGTCCTTGAACAGGATCATGGTCGGAATGCTCATGACGCTGAACTGACGGGCAATGTCCGGGTTGGCGTCTACGTCCAACTTGCGGATGTCGACCTCGTCGGTTTCGTTGGCCAGTTCGTCCAGGACCGGCGCGACTTTGCGGCACGGGCCGCACCAGGTCGCCCAGAAGTCGACCAGAACCGGTTTGTCCGACTGCAGCACTTCGGCTTCGAATTCGTCGGTGGTTACGGGTACGGCCTTACCGGCGGCTCCGGATTTCGTGTCAGCCATGATTTCTCTCCTTGCGATCGGGAAGGTACTACAAGTAGTTGTCAACGTCGAGCGCTGCCATGCAACCGGTTCCGGCTGCCGTCACCGCTTGTTGATAGAACGGGTCGGTCAGGTCGCCGGCGGCGAAGACGCCCGGCAGGTTCGTGCGAGTCGAGCCCGGCTGCGTGACGACGTAGCCGTTGTCGTCGAGGTCGACCTGGCCTTTGAACAGGTCGGAACGCGGGTCGTGGCCGATTGCCAGGAACACCCCGGTCACATCGTCCATCACGCTTTCCTCACCGGTCACGGTGTCTTTGATCTGAAGGCCGGAGACCTTCTTGTCTTCGCCCAGAATCTCGGTAACGACGCTGTTCCAGCGAACGTCGATCTTCGGGTTGTCCATGGCCCGCTCGGCCATGATGCGTGAGGCCCGGAAGGTGTCACGGCGGTGTACGATCGTCACCTTTTCAGCGAACTTGGTGAGGAACGTGGCTTCCTCCATGGCGGTGTCACCGCCACCGACCACGACGATGTGCTGGTCGCGGAAGAAGAAGCCGTCGCAGGTGGCGCAGGCCGACACTCCGTGCCCCATGTATTCGTCCTCGCCGGGGACGCCGAGTTTACGGAAGGCCGAGCCGGTGGACAGAATGACCGTACGGGCACGGTATTCCTGGTCGCCGACCCAGACGCGCTTGATGGTGTCTTCCAACTCCATGCGGCTGACGTCTTCGGGAACGAGCTCGGCACCGAAGCGTTTGGCTTGTTTCCGCATTTCATCCATGAGATCGGGTCCCATGATGCCGTCCACAAACCCCGGGTAGTTCTCCACGTCGGTGGTGTCCATCAGCGCCCCACCGAACTGCGAGCCTTCAAACACCAGCGGTTTGAGGTCCGCACGTGCGGTGTAGACCGCAGCGGTGTAGCCTGCCGGTCCCGAACCGACGATGATCACGTCTCGTACTTCTTCAGTCTCGCTCACAGCAATCTCCTGGGGCTTAAGTCTGTTTCAATTAGCTAACGCCAGTGCCGGTTGGCCTATTCCCCTCTAGGCTGACATGTGCCGCCAGTCACGCACCGGGCACGTCCGGCCGCTGTCGGTCCGCTCCCGTCGGTGTGTTCAGTCGGAGATGTAGAGCTCGTTGATGATGCCGTCGCTGCATTCGGGACCTACCGCTACTGCGGTGTCTCCCGAATCCGAGGCCAGTAGGAACACCACGGCCGGTTCGCCGTCGAAGGTGGCGAAATCAGCCACGAGTGGGAGGGCGTAGGTTTCCAGGATCGCTTTCTGGCAATCCCGCCAGGAGGATGAATCCGCGATCATTTCGCGCAGGTCTTTCGGTGCCTCGCTGACCTCCGCGGCGGGGTCGTTCTCCAGAGTGCGGAGCATCTCTAGGACGTTATCGCTGGAATCGTATTCCGTACCGCTGGTCACACGCTGAATGGTGCCGCCGCTCTCGTCGGTTTCGCCGGTCGTGTCGCCGTTCTCTCCGTCTCCCATCGCGCCTAGGTCGTCCTCATCGGTGGCGTCGGGGCCGGAGAATTCAGGGCCGGACTCCGAGTCTCCGTTCGCCTCCTCGGTCGCGGTGGCGTCGTCTTCGTCGTCCTGCGAACCGACTGCGCTGTTGGGAGCTTCCTGTGGCCGCGAATTCAATAGAATCGGTGTCGCCACCACTCCCACTACCAGGATCGCAAGCGCTGAAAACGCCACGGTGGCGACCGCGAGGCGCGGTCGGGTGGCGCGGAGGCGGTCGGTCCATCGGGCGGTTTTGGAGACCGGGCGGAGTTTCTGCGAGTCGGGAAGGTTGTCCAGCACGCGGTCCAGTTGCCGCTCCACCGATTGGGGAATATCGTCGTAGTCTGCGCTGCTGCGGCGAAGGACGGAGGCAATGTCGTCTTGGCTCCAGGGTGACTGGCTGGGGGACGTCATTCAGGCCCTCCTCCTTTCTGGTGGCTGTGGCGGCGCGGCTGTGGGGTGCGGTGGTCTCTTCTCTGAGACGTCTCGCTGCTCGGGTGGGTTCCCGTCCCATCCGACCGAACGTAGATGGGACGCCATCTTCTTTCTGCCGCGTGCGGCACGGGATTTGACCGTGCCCGGGCGGATCGACAGTATTTCGGCGACTTCGTCGACCGGGTAGCCCAGCATGTCCACGTAGACGAGAATGGTGCGTTGATTGGCGGGAAGTTCCTGGAGTGCTTGGCGTACCGTCACCGACAGGCTGACGTCTTCGTGGTTGACGTAGGCTTCCTCGGGGTTTTCGCGGATATTGCGTTCGGCGAGTGCGCGGCGGCGCTGGTTGGAGCGGATGCGGTCGAGGCAGGAGTTGACCACGATGCGGTGCAGCCAGGTGGAGACGGCCGACTTCCCTTTGAACCCCCGCGCGGATTGGTAGGCCTTGATCATTGAGTCCTGTAGCGCTTCGGCGGCGTCGTCGGGGTTGCCGAGAGTGCGCACGGCGACGGCCCAGAGCCGATTGCGGTGGCGTCGAAAGAGTTCGCCGAAGGCCTCCCGGTCGCCGTTGACGTGTCGGTCGAGTAGTTGGGCGTCGGGGAGGTCCGGATCCGGGGGCCGGGGTGTGGAGGACTGGGTCATGGCATCACCACCCTTAGGTGACCCCGTCGCTGTGGTGGGAGGCTTCGGTGCAGTGCGAATGCGCAGGGTCGGGGTGGGACACCGCCATCGCGTCGTTATTCGCGTACGTACACATCAATCGAGCTCACTGTCACCTTGTATCCGCTGGGCACCTGGGGCAGGTGGGTTATCCATACCACTATATACCGCGCCTCCAAATCACCGTCCGGGCGCAGTTCCAGGTTGGAATTGACATTGTCCAACGGTTCGACGACGGTGTCAAAGGCGTCGACGATCTCCTGGTCACCTGAGGTGCTGTCACCTGGATCGTCGCTTCCCGTCAGCAGTCCGACCGTGGCACCGGGCGAGGTCATGGTGACGCGTACGGAGGAAATGTCCTGTTTTTCCCCCAGGTCGACCAGTATCCCCATTCCGGGTTTCAGGTTTCCAAAGTTGGGGTCGCGTTTGTAGGTGTCGGTCGTCCAGCCGGTCGCTTCGTCGCCGTCGAAGAGGAGGTCGGTTCCCCCGAGTTCGGTACGTGTTCCTTTCGGCGGATCGACGATACGCACCATATCGGCGCTGAGGTCGATCGCTTCGGGAGCGGCGGGCTCGTCGGAACCTTCCTCGCCGGAGCCTTCCCTGTCGGATTGTTCGTTCTCGCTGGCGGACTGGGCGGTCTCGGGTTCCTCTTCGAAGAACACCAAACCGCCGATGACGACCACCAATGCCAAACAGGCGGCACCGGCCGCGATCAGGGCCGTACGTTTCATCGACCGGGGCGGTCGGTCTGTTCCAATGGAGACCTCGGAGCTTCCGGTGGCGGTGTCAGAACCCGCGTGACCTCCGAGCTCGGCCGCAGCGACGTCGTGTTCTCCAGAAACGTCCACCCGAGTCGGTTCCTCAACCGCGGCCGGCGTCACCATAGCCAGACCGCGTTCCTGCTCATCACTTGCCAGGTCACGCAGACGCTCGGCGAGACGACCCGCCGACGGCGGTTCGGCGGAAGGATCTACGAGCCCAGCGACGACACTGGATACCTCTGCCCCGACCTCGGGGTTCAGTTCGCGTACGTCTTGGGGTCGGCCCTGTTCATCCGGCGGGGCAGCAGGCAGGTTGACGTTGACCGGTACGTCGCCGGGCCAGGATCCGGTCAGTGCCGCGTAGAGAATCGACCCGAGCGCTCGTACGTCGTCGGATTGACTGTGTCCGGTCTCCCCATACGGTTCGGTCACCATGATGCGGTCGTCTTCGGACAACAGCAGAGAATTGGTGTGCAGATGGCCGTGAGCGATTCCCGCGTCATGAACGGTTTGCACGGCGTCGGCGATGGAAGCGGTGATTTCGAGCGCGTCCGATTCCGGCAGGGTTCCGTGCCGGAGGACCTTGGTCAGAGGTTCGCCCTCCACCCATTCGCGTACGACGTAGGCGAACCGGTGTTCGTCGACGGCGTCGTAGACCGACACCATCGAGTCGGTGATCACTCGGGAGGCCGCGACGGCGGCGTTCATGGTCGCGGACGCCTCTTCTCCGCCGGGGATCCGAACGACGACGGCCACGGTTCGATTCAGGATGATATCGGTACCACGCCACAGGTTCCGTGCCCCGCCATCGCCTCCGATGTGCTCGTCCAGACGATAGCGTTGGGCGAGAAGCTCCCCGACCTCTGGCAGGTCAGCGCTGACAGTCATCCAAACCCCTCATCCTATAGTCCGGGCCCACGTCGCCTCATCACACTCCACTGACATTCTACTGTTTAGCGCCCCAGTTTAGAGCGCACCAGGGTGTGAAGATCACGCACCTCGTTCACCCGCAATGCCATGCAAATCAGGACGTATACCAGCAATGCCACCATACCGGGCACGGCCGTGCTGAGGATTTGGCTGAACTTGTCGTCTAGCGGACTCGGCCAGACTTGGTAGACCAGCCACGCCACTCCCGCCGCACAGACGGCGGCGAAGGCCATGACCGCCTGCCCCTTCAGGACCCCGAACATGCCCAGCAGTCCCATGCGGCGCCGCAGAATCACAAACGCCAGGAATACCGACACCAGATAGGAAACTCCGTTGGCGGCGAACAAACCGACCACGATCCATTCCAGTGGCAGTAGCACGAAGGCGAAAATGTAGCAGCCGACGCGAATGGCGATGACCGGAATGTTGATCAGGGCGACCATACGGGTGTCGGTCTGCGCGAAGAAGGCGTACAGCTGCATTTGGCTGATCCCGAACGGAAGCAACGACAGCGCGGCCGCGACCAGTACGTAACCGGTGGCTTCGGCTTGGGCGGGGGTGTATATCCCCCACTGGAATACCGCGAAGGCGGCGGGCTGGTTGAGGGCGACCAGTATCGCGGCGGCGGGAATGACCAGGAACGACATCATGCGGAGTCCGCCACGTAGATGCGCCTTCAGATCCTCCCAATTGGAATCGTCGGCCGCACGCGTCATACGCGGCATGAGGGCGGTCACGATGGAAACTCCGATGATGCCGTAGACCATCATCATGATCAAATACGAGTTGTTGTAGACGGTCGCACCGGCGACGAACGGTCCGTCGTCATCGGCACTTCCTGCGGCGCCGTTCGCGAACCGCAGCACGGCCGCCACCGACGCCTGGTTCAACACGACGAACACCATCGACCACGTCGCCATGTGCGCGATCTCCCGCAGCGGCAGAGCCCGGAAGTCAAAGCGCCACTTCCAGTGGAAACCGGCCTTCCGCAGGGCCGGGAAGAGCGCCATGACCTGAATGACGATACCGGCCGTCGTACCCGCACCCAGCAGCATGATCATCCCCGGCGTCACTTCGTCGGGCGACTCGATTTGACTGGAGCCGGTGAACAAGACGTAGAAGGCCACACCGACCGAGATAACGACGATGTTGTTGATGATCGGTACCCACATGGGAGCCGCGAAACGCTCTCGCGAATTCAAGACACCGCCCAGAATGGCGGCGAGACCGTAGAACATGAGCGCGGGCATCATCCAATAGGTCAGCTTGGTGACCAGGACCGCCTGTTCCGCGTTTTCGGACATGGCGCGCGCGATCAGAGGTGAGGCCAGGGTAGCGGCGACGGTTGCCAGAGCCAGCAGCAGGAACGCCAGGGTCAACAGTCGCTGTGTGAACGCCGCACCGTCGTCCGGGTCGTTCTTGCGGGCCTTGACGAACAGGGGCAGGATGATACCGGTGAAAATACCCCCCATGACCAGCTCAAAGATCATCTGAGGGAAGAATTGCGAGGTGGTATAGGAGTTACCCAGCAACCCCGCGCCGATCGCCGCCGAAATAACGACGGTACGCCCGAATCCGGTGATGCGACTCACCAGTGAGCCCAACCCCATTATGACGCTTGACTTACCAACACCTTCTGTAGCGGTTGCGCTCACTACAGTCCTTTCTTCGCGAAACTGGCTCTTCACACCCTTGACATTCACGTCCGCACCTGAAAAGGAGGGTCTGTAAGCTTATGGGGCGATGTCTGAATCTAACCATAATGCAATTACCGTTCCGCCCCTAGCCGACGACCTTGGCGAGCTGTTCACCGCTGCCGGTCATCAGCTCTATCTGGTCGGTGGGCCGGTACGTGACGCCATCCTGCGTCGAGGAGTCCACGACTTGGACTTCACCACCGACGCCCGTCCCGATGAGACACTGCGCCTCCTCAAAGCGGCTTGCACCGCGACCTGGACCACCGGCGCAGAGTTTGGAACCATCGGCGGCGTCTTTCGTGGCGAACAGGTAGAGGTTACGACTTTCCGGGCAGATGCCTACGACGGTATCACCCGCAACCCCATAGTCGCGTTCGGAGACAATATAACCGACGACCTAAAGCGGCGCGACTTCACCATCAACGCCATGGCCGTCTCACTCCCCGACCACAAATTCGTCGATCCTCACGGCGGTATCACCGACCTGGTCCAAGGGACGATTCAGACACCGGGATCGGCCGAGACGTCGTTCCGCGACGATCCCCTGCGCATGTTGCGAGCCGCCCGATTCTCCTCTCAACTGGGATTCGACATTGAATCCTCAACGTTCGAAGCGATGCACAACCTCGCCGACGAACTTCAACGCATCACGGCTGAGCGTATCCGCGACGAATTCGTCAAACTCATCGCCACGCCCGACCCCGTACGCGGCCTGAAGGCACTGGTCAATACCGGCCTCGCCGACAGGTTCCTTCCCGAACTCAGTGCGCTGCGTATGGAGATCGACGAGCACGCCCAGCACAAAGACGTATACGAGCACTCCCTCCAAGTGCTCCAGAACGCCATCGAGCTCGAAAACCGATACGACGACACCGGGCCCGACACCATCCTGCGCATCGCGGCCCTACTCCACGACATCGGCAAACCGGATACCAAACGCGTACTGGCAGGTGGCGGCGTCACCTTCTACCACCACGACGTCGTCGGGGCCAAAATGGCCCGGAAACGCATGCGCGCGCTCAAATTCCCCAAGTCCGAGATCGAAACGGTCGCCCACCTCATCTTCCTGCACCTGCGCTTCTACGGCTACGGTCAGGACGGCTGGACCGATTCGGCGGTGCGCCGCTACGTCAACGACGCCGGAGACGATCTCGATCGGCTCCATCTTCTGGTACGTTCCGACGTCACGACGCGGAACAAACGCAAAGCGGCCCGCCTCAAAGCCGACTACGACTCCTTTGAGGAACGCATCGCCGAAATCCGCGAAAAAGAGGATTTGGCCGCCGTACGACCCGATCTCAACGGCAATGAAATCATGGAGCTACTGGGTATCGGACCAGGACCCCAAATCGGCAAAGCCTGGAAACACCTCAAGGAGCTGCGCCTAGAGCACGGACCCATGAGCCGAGAAGAAGCCCGAGCGCACCTGACTGAATGGGCCGAAAAAGAAGGGATCCGCCCCGAAGAACACTAAACGTGTTCCCAGGCAGGATCCCTTTAAGGAAGCGTAAGGCGCTCCACTGAGAACGCCCTAGCGGTGTCTACGCGTACGGGTCGTCGTCCTCGTCGGTAACGCCCCAGACATCGTCGTCTTCGACAAGCCAAGCGTCGGCTTCGCCTTTGCTCTCCTTGTCGCCGTCGTTCATGCCGCGCATACCGCCGCCGCCACCGCCGCCGCCCATCATCATGCCGCCACGGCCGCCGCCACCGGCACCAGCACCGGCCGCACCGGCACCGCCCATACCGGGGCCTGCACCGGCCATACCCGAACCACCGGCACCGGGACCGCCGCCTACACCAGGCACGCCGCCGCCGGGTCCACCGATTCCGGGAGGAGCACCGGGTCCGCCGGCGCTGGCCAGACCGGCTCCGCCGGACCCGGACCCCGCCGGTACAGGGTTGCCGTTCTCATCCCATTCCCAGCCTTCGGGGTCGTCGGGGTCGTATTCGCCAGGTGCCGGACCGGTCCCTGGGCCACCAGGACCCGGATAGCTCGGGCTGCCCGGTCCACCACCGGAGCCGCCGCCTCCCGGCATGCTGGGTGTCTGCCCTGGTGCAGTGGGTGACTCGTAATCGCCGGTTCCCGGCGCACCTCCGCCTCCAGCGGGTGCGCCTCCAGCCGGAGGAGAATACGGCTTGGGGCCATAGTCCTCGGGGTTCATATCCGTGTCGTTGGAGGGGCTGACATCGTTTTCAACCTGCCCGGCATCATCGCTGGCGATATTCATGCGCTCTACGATGTTGCGGTTCAAATCGGTCGCGCGAGCCTCATAATCGTCCTTCGGATCGTAGTCACTTTCCGACCGAGACTGCTGGTCTAGCTCATCTTTGGCCTGTTCGGTCGCCATGTCCATGGTGAACCAACCGGGTTCTTTGCCTTCGGATTCGGCCACCTCGGGACGATTCTTGTACTCGTGCAAATATTCAGCACGATCGGCCGTCCAGTCCTGAACCTCTGTAACCGTGCTGGTGTCGAATCCCGCCAACTCGGCCACATCATCGGCTTTGTCACAGGTCTCATCCTGACATTCGGCGATGTACGGTGGACGAACATGGATCTCGTCCCACCACCACCAGCGGTCTCCAACGGTCGTAATGTGCACAGCCGGGTAGGGAGTTCCCTCGGATCCTTCTCCCCCTTGCATGCTGGCGATAGTGGTTTCCCGCTGACGGAGATTTTCGATCATACCGTCATCCTTATTTTCACCGCCGATCTCAGCAGTTAGCCGTTTCAGATCATCTACTAGACCTTCCACCTGGTCGGCGAACGCATCGGCATCATCACCCGTCCAGTTGTCATCTATATCTTTTAGCTTTTGTTTGAGTTCCGATTCCGAAGGGCTCAGGGTATCGAAGAAATCTCCCCATTTTTCCCGAATATGTTCTATAGAGTAATCGTTCTGCTCGGCAGGGCGCAATTGATTGACGAATTCCGTCACAGTCCAGCCGCTCGGCATTTTCATTTCCGAGCTCCGCATTTGAATTTCCTGGTTTTTAACCGGAATCGCAGACATGAGGCGCAGCCACGCGTCTTCTGCTTCAGAGTCCTCTATATTCTCGCAGTCACCGTTCTTACACGACCCGATATTCAAAAGACGGGAAGACAGGTCATTGTAATAGTTGGCCGATTCTGTAATTCCGCCGTATTCT
It encodes the following:
- a CDS encoding TetR/AcrR family transcriptional regulator; amino-acid sequence: MSTDTRDRIMTAARSLAEEDQSVNGVTISLNSVAQRAGLTKAGLLYYYGTKEELMLGLVDHTAERWAEMLRKAAGAGPDELTPFDKHRAYVEVATANELSRGDYWICTDTHFLPVLAEPWQRHLGTWLTTEGLSEQATALLDTARFAADGAWMANATGVFPAHNLESVRTSACRLIDDAEVLP
- a CDS encoding DMT family transporter — protein: MKKWLLLSAAIVAEVVGTMSLRAVVDNAIWAPAVATSYIAAFVLLGLTLRSGLTIGVTYSIWGASGVALTALLAALLFNELLQPVSIAGIALIAAGVIMIESGSHSAATRVSKESLS
- a CDS encoding DMT family transporter — encoded protein: MSWIWLIAAIACEIIATLGLRVSDGLRKRIWIAPVIGGYLIAFFFLALALDEGMAIGVAYGIWTATGIALVALLARAIWKDPLTMRMALGIATVSAGVVLVELGAH
- a CDS encoding peptide MFS transporter, yielding MRHSEPAGVADSGRNNAVPAANDRRFLGHPGGLAVLFGTEMWERFSFYGLQGILVLYLTATLANNGLGLDDTVAVPIASIYAGMVYLTALPGGWLADRVLGSRRAVLIGGIVIMLGHISMALPVTGPAFVFAGLALVIIGTGLLKPNISVMVGNLYPEDQDARRDSGFSLFYIGINIGALLGLIVTPFLAGDDRWHLGFSAAAVGMAIGLLWYMRGWSSISGPGNGPSRPLDPRERSLALRSILIGLAMVSVVMVVWVASGTFNLVTVPTVITVLGVLVVVGYFVYIFAQKHQMTPAEFTGMQVYVGLFLAAVVFFMLFQQIGSVLTVFANEEVNLDLFGWEIPAGATQNFNTLFILLFGGVAAGLWVKLGDRFNTVKKFTVGLVLIAAAFALLGSLQIIADGGATIALLWFGVVYLLMTWSELTISPVGLSVTSALAPQKLRGQMMGVWFLAPAVGTPVGGQLYALLVPHIGKSGFFFAMAAISGVAGLLMLVSVPKLSRLLVSAGHH
- a CDS encoding GNAT family N-acetyltransferase codes for the protein MEQRRIENLTLDSLDRLPRKCRHCIFWELSPVCADAAAEVGDPSLEKEAWISQTLLQWGSCGRLAFQGKKLAGFIMYASPKFVPRAEEFPSGPVSTDAALIMTAYVAPELTGRGLGRQLIQAAATDVRRKGLYALEAFGDARGEGEACVAPADFFRSVGFKTVTPDHGYPRLRLEMHSAIASDAEAANENDMESEFDLLLLDTGHIDMIREYESS
- the trxA gene encoding thioredoxin, whose protein sequence is MADTKSGAAGKAVPVTTDEFEAEVLQSDKPVLVDFWATWCGPCRKVAPVLDELANETDEVDIRKLDVDANPDIARQFSVMSIPTMILFKDGKAADQMVGANSKPVIKKFAGLK
- the trxB gene encoding thioredoxin-disulfide reductase — its product is MSETEEVRDVIIVGSGPAGYTAAVYTARADLKPLVFEGSQFGGALMDTTDVENYPGFVDGIMGPDLMDEMRKQAKRFGAELVPEDVSRMELEDTIKRVWVGDQEYRARTVILSTGSAFRKLGVPGEDEYMGHGVSACATCDGFFFRDQHIVVVGGGDTAMEEATFLTKFAEKVTIVHRRDTFRASRIMAERAMDNPKIDVRWNSVVTEILGEDKKVSGLQIKDTVTGEESVMDDVTGVFLAIGHDPRSDLFKGQVDLDDNGYVVTQPGSTRTNLPGVFAAGDLTDPFYQQAVTAAGTGCMAALDVDNYL